The segment cagaaccagtgtccacagctggtggagactggatccttcaggacgtcctgacacgaagcacagcaggacgactgctcctcctcagaaacatgactcctcttcctctctctgtgaagacatttcctggtaactcacatgtcacagccacaggttgtcattacttctgtcaaggaggttttgttttcaccctgtatatttgtgtgttggttggttggttagtgggattataaaaaaacGACATattaccagtaaacttggtggaaggttgtggtctgtgaaccagatcagggggggggggggtcctctttcacagacatgttcagaggactgatgtttaccagtgtgtggaatttggtgcagatccaaataaaaatgagtctctagtgaattccaaagtggtttcataaggagcgtgttggttcttggtggaggtctgagctctttgagtgattctgagagatcagtcaccaacttcaatgaggctgtgtcctaatgcaggggccacactagaggaaactaaatcctcttcagagcagttCACAGTAGAAATAGTCTCTTACTCTGTttgtgagggtccaggttcagtACTGAAGTTTGGAGGCTCTCCTTtggaccggtcactcttcagagacacacagctggaccctggagactctgctctcagtctgtggtcctgacctctgcaaacacaaacatgtttttattcagaacacatcattcactggttcattctctgaggattcagtttggaggttcacatgtttgtagcaggtctcttactctgtgtgtgagggtccaggttcagtACTGAAGTTTGGAGGCTCTCCTTTGGActggtcactcttcagagacacacagctgaaccctggagactctgctctgtcctcctcttcctcctcataaccactcatcttcagtctgagaggaaaaacactgacactgactgtgagctgaaacacacacaatgaagccaggtacgtaaattcagtgtttcttcaaatataaCAGAGTCAACGCTCCTACACTGTTTCCCTGTTGTCACGGTAACCTGAGACAGTTGTAGGTTTAATGTGTTGGACTCTGCCAATCACAGCGTTGAGTCAAActgttgattgattgacagaagTTCATCctgactcttcttctctctaaaGTCCACGAGTAGAAAACTGACTCAGAGtctgtgacagtaaaataatatgaataaataatataaatgttgctgaacactcaccagcctcagacttcacgtctcctccgtctgctcctTGTAGTTcgaacactttcactttcactggctgCTCCTCCCCTATGCAGTTACTGGAaataacatctgtgtgtgtgtgtgtgtgtgtgtgtgtgtgtgtgtgtgtgtgtgtgtgtgtgcgtgcgtgcgtgtgtgtgttttaacattaaAGTCATATATTTACATCCAATATGAAGATAAACCCATCAccatgttgatgtgttcaggtatGGTTGCCGTAGCAGTGTCGTGTAGGAGGGAACGTGGACAATCTGTCTTTGACAAACAGGACAAGTAGCTGAGCCTCCGCTCGCAGTCCCTCGACTTGTCCCCCGACTTGTCCCTCGGGAGCCCGGGGCGGCTGGGTGACTGCCCGGAGGGGGCATCGTGCTATCTttaaaaagcccacgattaaagaGCCACCAGCTCACGGTTCAAACAGATTCTCTCTGCTCAACGGCTGCGTcattgagaagcaaactctggttATTCCGCTGGTTAAATACAGTCAGGtcgtaattcacgtcggcagcaacgacttccggcttcgtatgtcggagCTCACTGAAGTTAATGTGGAGTccgtgtgtgcttttgcaaaaacgatgtcggactCTGTAGTTTCCTCTGGACCTCTTCCGAACACGACCGGTgatgtttagccgcatgttgtcttttaccCGCTGTCTGTCCAGGTGCTGTCCTGTGAACGGTTCCGGGCTTTGTAGACAACTGGCAAACtctttggaggaaacctggtcttgttggGAGAGACGCGTTcctcccacttgggatggagcagctctcttatctaggaatattactcagTGTATAAAATGACgacccagagttgggaccaggacgcagagctgcagtgctacacacttctctgcgctccctctggaccagtcacacaaccacaaccccatagaggactgtgtctgtcccccgtcccattacattatttaaatcaacaataacagagggagaattccacacaaaaaaaactaatacaaattaacacaacctctgcaacaacacaacaaacaaagacttttaaatgtggacttttaaacataagatcactgTCATCGaaggctattttagtaaatgaaccagtctcagatcacaacattgatttattgtccctcactgagacctggctccatcctgatgaatatgtcagcctaaatgaatctactccccccccccccagtcatgtaaatacacacgttccctGACactttggccgaggaggtggagttgctgctgtttttaactcaagtctatcaattaatcctaaacctgaactaagctacaactcatttgaaagtcttgttcttagtcttccacaccaatccaagaaataccaacagccaatcatatttgctgtagtttaacGAGCTCcgggggcttattctgaatttttaacggaattccctgagtttttatcaaactttaaaacaaataaaattattattatcggtgactttaatattcatgttgacataATAATGAtgccttagcgtagcatttatttcagtactagactcaattggtttcagtcagtgtgtacacctaCCTACTCATtgctgtaaccacacacttgacctatagtacttccacataatcctatcagaccataatttaataaccttcaatTTCTCATTATCCCGTATTATCCTTCGATTTAACCaacgaattctttaaaaacccaaattccactgagattgaccatcttgtcgatagctcagtaaagtcattacgatttaCATTAGACTCCACAGCACCTCTAAAGAAGAAGCATGTAGAACATAGTAAATTTGCtccctggtataattccaacacacatgaattaaaacaagcgtcaagaaaactagaaaggaagtggcgctccaacaaCTGTGCTGAAAATCACTTAGCCTGGGAAAATAGCGTTAAAGTTAATAAGAAggctccacaaagcaagagctgcctactaatccacattaatagaagaaaataaaaacaaccccaggtttctcttcagctctgtagctgacagagagtcacacctccacccaaCCCagtatccctccatccctgaatAACAATATCTTAGATAAATGGCTTAGATAAATTAGCCAATCAAAATCgatgtcattttttttagcAGCTTGAGTTACCGACAGCTATAATAACCGTATGTTCTAATAAACTGACATGATCTCATCGATGTGCACCAATGACGTCGAACGATAACGTGCTCTCGATGTGCATGGCATTGGAAGTCCACgccttcagtgtttttaagaTGTTGTTATTTCCAGATTGTGCGCTAACATTCACTCATTGTGTCCTCAGGAGGCAAGAAGAAACCACTGAAGGCCCCAAAGAAACAGTCCAAGGAAATGGACGAAGTGAGTTTTCCTCTCGGGCTAAACTGTCGCTCCATGACGATTGTACATGATGAATAATATACACAGTACTTGTATTGTTTACAATTTGCCAGGAACGATTATAGAAAGCCCCCACTTGTTCACAAAGCTCCGTCTAGTGTCCGTTGGATATGTGTTtcaggaagatgatgatgaagctgtttttgtgtattttttttattattaactaaTGGTTAAAAACTGACTGTTAGTTGTAACCCAGATATAAGAGCGACATGGGACAGGCGTGAAGTCAGAGGATTGTAAGCTTGCGTTGTGTCTGCAGGAGGATGTCGCCTACAAGCAGAAGCAGAAGGAAGACCAGAAGGCTTTGGATGCACTGAAGGTCAAAGCTGCAAAAGGAAATTTAGGTAAGAGCTAGTTAGTTAGAGGTAGATGAGAAACGGTGTCATTATAGCTCCTTTAAGTTGTTTGCATGAACACACAGTGGAGAGAAGAACCATAACAACCTGATCTAAACATATGATCTGAACACGTGTCACATGGTCATTTATACGTGGTAtcaggcacacaaacaaattggAAGCAACCCACCCTCATAAAACAAAACTTCCAAATGATCATGatataattatcaatattgtctTAATCAATCATGTTAGTTTATTCTCAACACGGTGCTGTGGTTGACTCATAAACCAGCTCCTGATTTCCCTTGTTGGAGCAGCACTGCAGAACTAGAGGGTAGAGATGCTTCCTGATGTATTGAAAGTGTCTCAGTCTGATATGtgtagtttctttttttaaattttctttcaATGTGACTTTGCTGAAGCAAGAACAAGAGAGTTGTAAATTGTATAAATACTCATGGTCTGGACTGTAATGTGAatgttttgattatttaaacCTCACATGTAATGGATCATATGAACTCCCAGGAAGTTCAAATTCCATGTATAGTCTTTGTCTTTTAGACACACGAACACATTCATTCACCTATTTGATATTAAAACATGGCTCTACTTGACCACAGGAATAACTGGTCAGATTGGAGGTTTTGTTAACTTTCCCTTTTTCCCCTCCAGGTGGCAGCGGAATCAAGAAATCGGGCAAGAAGTAAAATCTGAATGTGACGGTGATGTTCATTTCCCCCCCCGGCCTCGCTTCCTGTGTCTGCGGCGTTTGAATGCTTGCTGAAAGACTCTGTTCTCTGTTAAACATGAACCCTGTCAAACTCAAAACTGGCCTTGGTGTTAAGCTGCTCCAGTGGAAATGTGTAGAAAAAGAGTCTCATAATTTTGCGGATATCGGGGACGGGAATATCTGTTGCCAATCTGGCCTGGTACACGCATCATGACACCCTACTATCGTGAAATTAGATGTTCCACACTGTGATATTTGTTGTTGAAAACACTTCCCTCAGTCATACACACTGACCCAAAACCTACAAATGCAGTTTAGAAGTGGACATCTTAACAAATTCTGATCTCCGCTGTATCTTGTTTTGTCTCCAAGTTAAACTCAAATCACCCTCTTATTtcttcagttgttttgttttgtttttttaacagggAGATACCAATAAAGTTTTTGTAATtacttcttgttttttaagttcTTTTGTCAGTTGTAAATAATTCTTCTCTAATCTCAACCATCACGATGTGAGTAAAGTAACAGCAGCAAGGACAGATTTCTGTTTAAACTGAAGTGATGATCTCATGAAATCAATAATTGGCAatcaaataattttatttttttccataaaaGCAGTGACACGTTATGAGCTAGTACAACAGATTCTATTGACCACAATTTAATAACCTTGGATTTCTCATCAGAATATAGGCCATTAataaaaaactcattttctagatgtctacctgatagtgctgtagctaaatttaaggaaataattccaattacatttaaacccatATTATCCCTCGATATAACCAACGAATTCTTTAAGAACCcgagctccactgagattgaccatctaGTCGATAGCTcagtaaagtcattacgatttaCATTGGACTCCACAGCGCCTCTAAAGAAGCGTGTagaacatagtaaattagctccctggtataattccaacacacatgaattaaaacaagcgtcaagaaaactaaaggaagtggcgctccatCAACTGTGCTGAAAATCACCTAGCctggaaaaatagtgttaaagtTAATAAGAAggctccacaaagcaagagctgcctactaaTCCACattaatataagaaaataaaaacaaccccaggtttgtcttcagctctgtagctgacagagtcacacctccacccaaCCCagtatccctccatccctgaataacaatatctttatgacctttaatgataaaattctaacaattataaataatatcaaCCACCATCTGCCCCCAGTCGGCACTAATAcaccatcaagaatagaaatctcagaaacagctgagaatcttatcaattatttagacaacttctctctgatcagagtgtttatatattctgcttgtgttgtgtcatttcaataaacacattcctcatgtgaataaacacaatcggggcaagaaggttgctggtttgaatccggttcagatggggtcttcctgtgtggagtctgcatgttctccccgtgttttaaacaggtgctccggcttcatctcacaaacacatgcagattaggggttgtgtagattggagactacacaaaagctgctgctgcttcagcctctggatcctcaggacacagctcagcctccgtccacacacactgtcctcttcacactcaccttcacaAAGATCACaatctgttgagagaagaagacatcagtgtttccagagactcacttcatcagctgtgagtcagtgatgcagcacatccagtagaaagagcagcagggacttcagtcctgttcagaggtggagcagcttcctctctgcttcatgttcacgtgttggaatgaacacgctaagagctaagtgtgtttcctctgcatgtcaaagtgcagagtggacacctgagaggtggatttactgctgttacaggtgaagacatgtttcactgtgtgttgatgaacatctgcttctgacaaactgtgaccagatgagacagatggacctcagcagaggttctgctctgtataaagagctcctggttaccatggtgatgatgagaggCTTCAGTCacactgatctcagagctgtgacaaagatccacctgatcagttcttcactgatgaagtgagagaacaaactgtctcagatcagatgaagacgacCCCGTCTCTGTTCAtcgtgtgaggctgtcagctgtggtccagcttcatttcctgttcacatgaaaacaactgtcGTCTTCACATCAACTCAATCAAATGATCCCAAGCAGCTTCTGGCTCGTCTGATTGGCcgactgttgtctctctgtgtctctgtccaatcctgacgtctgtcctcattctcctctcacagcttcactgaggaaacactgaggcctgaactacgaagccacttcaacatgtccaggagatctttctgagatccagctcaacttaacctgacaaacacagtcaggttaagtggtcacatgacgctggttatcaactcgttaagttaactcaggttttcctcaacAAGATCTGAGCGTGCACAtgaaaggggcggggtttactgcgtatgaccaatcacagacatggacagtttgactgacagcagagcctcatatttcacaacgaggatcaaactgttctataataaaaatcagaggagaacaaacacatgatccagaataaaagaaactccgtcacagctgctaaatgcaggaagaacagctggtcaaacatctgggattgtgtcaatgtgtaagttacagcgccccctggtggcatttgataaaaatatattacatgaccacgacataataacgtgagtgaacgagataaataactcgaggccacgagatctgaatctgttgtttactaacaagacgagtggaagagaagaagattcttgatgagaaacgtttgaatcccaggatgtggcacacactgtctcactgactctgaggacacacactgtctcactgactctgaggacacacactgtctcactgtctctgaggacacacactgtctcactgactctgaggacacacactgtctcactgactgtgaggacacacactgtcttggaaacctctgacatcact is part of the Hippoglossus hippoglossus isolate fHipHip1 chromosome 5, fHipHip1.pri, whole genome shotgun sequence genome and harbors:
- the LOC117762067 gene encoding translation machinery-associated protein 7-like encodes the protein IVSSGGKKKPLKAPKKQSKEMDEEDVAYKQKQKEDQKALDALKVKAAKGNLGGSGIKKSGKK